The genomic region ACAAAATGAACACGTTAACCAAAAATCTCAacccaaacacaaaattaaaaatcaaattagaaCAGTTATGCAAGCATaaatatgcataattattttataatttctttggtTTTATAGGGATAGGACCATTAATCATTAGCATTAATTAAATATCTATCTACCCATGGGTCAAACTTTAGGTTGAGTCAATTGTGTCTGTCGATTTACTATAGATTGTAGAGGTTAATTTTCTTGTCCCTCAAAGGCTTTAAAGTACACATGCATTGACTGAAAATGTTCCTAAATGAAGGTTACCTCGCCATTACATTAACTTGTTACTACTGTACCCTATGTTTGGAAACGAGTTGCAGATGGAACAAAACACGTCATAGTTGGAATATCGCATAAGTTATAACCAGATGCTTCCATCAAATCGTAGAAAATCACATCTATGTTGCGTGATCAGCAAACGCATACTATATATACCATTCCGtatttttggattttggaaTTTGATAGTTATTAAACTATTATGATTTGATTGGAATGAATCTAAAACCTGTTTGGTTGGTTTAAGCATTACTAccttcattcttattttttatatatatataaaaagcaaattttactgcaaaatatactaaaactttgtttcttataaaaaggacATGAGGGATTTCCTTTCTCCTTTTACTGTCAACCAACCTTATAATTCCTTATATTCACTTAAACATGACCCCTATTCAAGATTATACTTTATGCTagctccttttttttattagtttgtcaatgatatgataattttaccttgtttataatttctttaagcAGTACGATCTGacattgttaattaattctcttgAAGGAAGAAGACATGAGCTACGATGATTGATAGTGGCCGCCTGTGTGTGGTTGCTATGATGATGATTTTTGGAGCCTTGGAAAATATTATGCATCCCCCAGGTGGATTTTTTGCCGCTAAATGAGAGTGGAAATGTCCAAGCTTTCATGGATGTTGCTAAACCAGACCAATATAGATTCTTCTATAAATGTAACGTTGTATGTATAAATACATCTTTAGTTGCTATTCCCTTTCTTGCATTTGGACCCCTTCTGAATCTGAATATGAATAAACCATTTTTCTTCTTGCTTTTTGTTACGAGCAAAGGGAATAGGGGGCCTTGGATTCGAGGTCAAGGTAACCTCCATAAACTATGAAAATTGtactgaaattcaaattgtttatTTCCTCCCTCTCATTCATGAGTTATTTATACAAGCTAATAACTGTTTGAAGGAATCATCAAGCACAATTATCCTAATAGAATTGTTCCCTGCAATTCTCTAACAAAATATGTTATGGGCTTATGGCCTATATGCCGTTATGTCCCCCAGTGTAGTGTTATTCCGTTACAACTTGTCCCCTAGAGCTAGTGCTAAGTGTCATAATCCTTCAAGTAATTGGGTTTTGAGATGTTCCTTTTGGGCCTTCCTTCGTGTGGCTCTGCATTGCTGCTGTTATTTCCATTCTCTGAGTTGCTATCAGCACCTGCATTCTTATAAGCACCTGTGTTGCTAACACTTTTGTCGCTGGGCATCATCATCCTCACCTGCTTCAGTCTTAGCTTGGTGCTTAGAGCCCAAATGATCGACACCTAACATTTGTGTTACAGCCTAGCTACTGAAACATATTTGAACTGTTAGATAACaagttattttatgttttttctttcttatttttactCTTCTTGAAAGTAGTTTAGTCTTATTACTTGTGTTTGTATTTTCCCCTTTTACTATTGCATATTCAGATTGGCATTATTATTGAAATAGAGCTTTAGCCCTTTCatctctcttcttcctcttccctttttCTCTATATTCTTACATTGCTAACATGAACTAGTTATTTAGCTATATTGCTATTCTAATTTGAATAGATTCTGGTACTACATTGTGGCGAATTTTGTGTTTGGCAAATCAGACACAGATACCCTGAGTCCCTCATAGAGTCATAGTAACAGATTGGTTATGTGGTGAATTGCTCATATATAATAACAACTTGTAATTAGTTGCTTTCTGCAACTCAAAAACCACTTCCTGCACCTTTTTAACTTTTTGGACTCTCTAATCcagaatgtaaaattacattccgGATTGGTTACACCTTTTTACATTACAAATTGGCCAATCTAGAAGGTAAATAGACATTTCATCTTGTTGCATGAAGCAATCCCGGGGGTGCAGGAAGTAACTGTGGAACCCCACCTTGTATTATGCCAGCTTGGTTGTTCTGGTGTGGGGCAAAACTTATTGCACTCCCGCTATTATTTCCTGCACTTGCATTATGAAAAGCTCATTCCaaaatacaatatatattttagaatgGACTTCATAATGCAATGAGAAATACAAGAAATAATAGTGGAAGTGCAAGAAGCAACAACCTGTGGTGTCTGGGACTGAGGTCCTTTTGGGTCATTTCTTGTTGGAAGAAAATCCTAAGCCCTAACCGCTACACCTGGAAAATTTTATCACGGTAATCTTTATTGTGTGTTTGGTTTTGTGTCATATATCCaccattttaaaagaaatttaatcaaagaaagaaaaatgatgtaaaaatacaaattatatatataacttttgatTGATATACGTCTAATAGCATATAAAACCGACATGCACTTAATTAGGTGAAGTAGGCTATGTATCAAAATGACAAATAAATCGTGTTTATAGACAAATTAGACGCATGACTGTACTCAGCTTCCTAAATACCATGCGGATATATCTAAGTGAAGCTAGctgttttaaattaaattaatatttatcaaccATTATTGTTCATTTTGTAACTATGCACAACTGTAGTAGGCTGGCGaccaaaaagtttatatatatatatatatatatatatatatatatatatatatatatatatatatatatatatatataacttgtaTCATAGTTATAAGCTGAGTGATCGACTCACATTGGATCATGGATCAATCTAGTGAgttattaattgatattaaaaaaaactaaataatttcataacatATAAACTTATACACTTAAGATTTAAAGTTTAactaaatttaacatatttagaaacattaattatatatgaacttgtttaaaattttgagtacacaacatattttttcaaaattaaatatacacaaccttaagttagaatttaaaatatattattataatttatttattaaaactatCATTATTGTGCACTAACAAACATAATCTAGTATGCTCACATACACACATAAATTAgtcaagaaaaaattaaaagcgaCAAAAATTTTATCATCTCATAATTCAAGGTGATGTTATTCttggtaaaagaaaaatcaaacaaatctaTAAACAAAGTGTaaagtataaattaaattttataatataaacgaTGTTGTTcaactaaaaaaactaaaaaatgcaTGATCCATCACGTTGGATGTCTAGTGGCATTAAGTCAAATCGGATCATATGAATATCCTATCCAATTAGTGATTGAAACCGATTGGATGTTCAATTCTCATGCCAATGTGTCAATTCAACCAATTTGAAACGCATTTATATTGAAGGTGGAGTACcaagatcaagaaaataaagttaatagAAAGCAGTTAACATATATTAAGATTTTGATTAGGTTATAAGATGTGTTATAGATACCTTGGTTATGTTAAAAGAAACAATAGACTTAACTAGTTTCACAATCATGCCAAACATTTATAACTAATATGGCAGACGGGATAAGAATGTGTcataacaaaaccaaaaaattcTAGCACATCACGTTAGTGTAGTGTAGTCGCTATCTCTTAGAACGCAGAAATTGATGCGCGTACAGCTTGAAGACTTGAACTTTAGGACAATCTTCCTCTGCAAACTAAACCATCCTGATTCTAATTGATAAGGATCCATTTCTCTGTCTTTGTGCTCTGATATATTACGGACGAGTACAAAAAAAGTTCACAAATTCTCCTTATAATTTACATCAACGTATCAAATCTTTTTCTTAAAGCCTTTTTTTCACGTATAGACTCTCTCCTCTATTTACATTTTGGTCTTGTGTTCTCTTCAAAATATGTATCTTAAGCTTTTTATTTGAGAATGCATTTATAATagtatttaaaaagaataaataattttatgaaaaaatatgataCAAAGAGGAAAAAATACTTAACAACATGGGTGAAAATAGTTCAAGTACGTTGCTCGTGGAGATCTTATGACATAATATAATCCCCGTTAGATATAAGATAAATTAGATTTATTCACACTAACCATATATTAAATCAGTTTTTTAATTTGGCCGGTCTATATGTGACTGTAATTGTAATGTCCCTGACATTTatctataattttcttaatatttaagtAACAtaataaaactacgatcccaatTTAAAACCTTTGGTGGAGAAAGTGGGGGAAATGAGCATGAGTGTGGCAGAGGATGAATATACGCCTGGTATAAAATGACAAACAAATTGTTTTATAGACAAATTAGATGGAAGGTAGATTAATGTGCTCAACTCCCTAAATTAATTTCATGTGGATCTAAATGAAGCTAgttgttttaaattaatatttatatatcaacCATATCGTTCATTTTGTAACTACACAACTGAAAATTAAAGGGCTGGTGACGAAGTTATGATATAGTACtctgcatgtgttgatcaggtAGAGTCCGAAGGACAAGAAATTAAGTAAAGTCAATAAATGAGTTAATAGTAAAAATCAGTTTCGTTTAGCTAAATTAAAGTGTTTCTGGTAAAGTAGGGGCGAGAAAAACAACAAAGGccaagaaataataaattaattaagctaCGTACGTACCATGAATGAGTCTCCCGAATAAAGATGTGAATGGTGCTCCTGTGGATGCTGGTTCCCTTCATGATGATTAGTACCATTTATGTTGTTTTGCATCGGCCttttaaaaacacaaataataatgttaatttgCATTCACCAGAAATGACCAAGAAGCTCAAGCTCTCGAGGATGTTGATAATGCTAAACCAAAGCAATATAGCTACTTCCTTTAATGtagcactatatatatatatatatatatatatatatatatatatatatgtatcctTTCCTTTCATCTATAGCTATGATTCTCTCGCTTGTAACTGCCCTTTGTTGCCCAGAGATGTCTACTGGCCTCTGTTGGGCACGATCATGATCCTCATCACCAGCTACGTTCTTACCCTCTTGTTTTATGAGGAAATATtcaccataaaaaaaaacatgtgtaaACTGTTAAAtactatataattatttattttatgttttttatcttacttttttttggtaatcTTTATTGCGTGTTTGGTTTTGTGTCATGCATCacgtttttaaaagaaattgagttaaagaagaaaaaattatgtaaaaattgtaaattactataataaattataaaaaaactgaCGTTGACATGTCTAAAGAGTTTGATGAAGcaatagaatatataatttaaaattagtaaaattgaaaataatttaaataaaaatccacAACTTTTAATAAGAGACCTTACCATTAAAATCACATATAATATTCTAATATATTTACatgaaaatctcaaataattaagtaaatatattccatatattattattattattattataaaaagaaaagtcaaAATCCTCACACATTTGTAATCAATGCTCAGCCAAGATCTTAATATGCAAATTGCCTAGTCCCTATATTTCTTCCCCTTTTTGGTCCACTATGCATTGTATCCGGATCTCAATCTTTCACTGTTTCACTTAGAGCCTTATCCATTCATCTTTGCATATCACACTATATAGTACAATTAGTCCTTAATAAGAATCTCCGTTCACCTGTcatatgtaatttttatcaagatcattaattaatttacaaactGCACAAATCTCCACCATTTAAAACGGTTCTTAATCTTCACATCAATACAAAATTATACCTAAGTACTATGAAAACTTATTAAAGACTACCCAGATGATACACACACTAGTCATCATTTTATTCCTACATCATGTGACAACAAAAGCAGGATCAgacattaatattattattatactgaacaaaacaaacaagtCACATGATACTGTGGTACGCGTCACAGGAGAACCAATCTCGAGCCAACACTGGATAAGGATTGCCACGTCACTAACTTTCTCGGACAACACTCCATCTGACAAACCAACaacgaaaacaaaaacaaaaacgcCCTAACAAACAAACGTACACATACACACAGCCCCTAATCCGTGACCGACACGTGTCTGTCCCTCCCTCCTTCTCCCGCCTACAAATCCACCTCTCATTCCGGTcacccctctctctctcacacacacaacaCTCTTTATCGATGATGCTCTGAACTTTTTATCTATATATGCCTCTCTGATGCCGATGGGTGCCTCCAATTTTGCGGCAAGCTTCAAACTTTCAATCGCTGGCGCCGATTTTGATCACTTTTCCGGTATGAATCGTCTGCAACACCCCCTTTGTTAATTTAGAAATGCTAGATCTATTCATCGTGTCACACGTTCGATCCAAAACCTGGTTCCacaagaggaaaaaaatacCACTCACTTCGTTCCCATAAACCCTGTGATATTTCCCTTCCAATTTCGTAACACTCGATTGTAATTTGCGAATTGTACAGCTAGAATttcgtttcttttcttttttgattttttttatatttcctttattttccAATTTTCTTTGCTGGGTTTGCAAAGTTTGTACAGTTAGGGTTGTAGATGGTGATGGTCTGAGGGTGTTTTTGTAGGAAAGTTCAGATTTTAATTCTGGGTTTTTTTGGGGGGTGGTAGAGAACAAGGTTTTGAAAAACAGGATTTTTGCCGTAAAGTCAAGGTTTTTGGAGTGTCTATGACCGTAATTGTGACCACATCGGTCACATTTGTCTGCAATTTTCCTTAATATCAAGGAACACGATAAAAACCGcgatcacaatttaaaaccttggttgAGAAAGTGGGGGAAATGAGCATGAGTGTGGCAGAGGATGATGAATCTAGTGAAGAGGTTCATGTTCCGGGTGAGATTGATTGGCAAATGCTTGATAAATCCAAGTTTTTCTTCCTTGGTGCTGCTCTTTTCTCTGGGGTTTCTGCAGCTCTTTACCCTGTTGTTGTGTTGAAGACTAGGCAGCAAGTGGCTCAGTCCCAAGTTTCTTGCATCAACACTGCATTTTCCTTGATTAGGGGTGAGGGTTTTAGAGCATTGTACCGCGGGTTCGGGACTTCTTTGATGGGCACAATCCCTGCTAGGGCTCTTTACATGGCTGCATTAGAGGTTACCAAGAGCAATGTGGGAACTGCCACTGTTAGGTTTGGTCTTGCTGAACCAACTGCTGCTGCAGTTGCCAATGCAGCTGCTGGCTTGAGTGCAGCCATGGCAGCTCAGCTTGTGTGGACCCCTGTTGATGTCGTGAGCCAGAGGCTGATGGTTCAAGGTGTTTGTGATTCGGGAAATTCTAAGGCTTCAGCTCTTCGGTACATCAACGGGATTGATGCCTTCAGGAAGATCTTGAGCAGTGATGGTCTTAGGGGCTTGTATAGGGGTTTTGGGATATCAATTTTGACCTATGCCCCTTCAAATGCAGTTTGGTGGGCTTCATATTCTGTTGCACAAAGGATGGTTTGGGGTGGAGTTGGGTACTACTTGTGCAAGGGAAATGATAGTGCACTGAAGCCTGATACAAAGACTGTGATGGCAGTTCAGGGAGTCAGTGCAGCAGTGGCTGGTGGCATGTCTGCTTTGATCACCATGCCACTGGATACCATCAAGACAAGACTGCAGGTCCTGGATGGTGATGAGAATGGCCGTCGTGGACCCACAGCTATGCAGACAGTGAGGAGTCTGGTTAGGGAAGGTGGTTGGATGGCTTGTTATAGAGGATTGGGACCTAGATGGGCTTCTATGTCAATGTCTGCAACAACAATGATCACAACTTATGAGCTCCTCAAACGGCTCTCTGCGAAGAATCAAGAGGTTTTGACATGATGAAGGATAGGTTTATgacagcaaaaagaaaaaaataaaggttaaaCAAAGAGAAGAGGAGGTTCTTCTTTCCTCCCTTATTTGTCTGttttttctgttcttttcttcACTTGTCAATGTTGTTTCTTCACGTATGGCTTGCTACAATGACTGTTTGATCAATGTAAGTCATTGCaggttattatataaataaaaatttacttacTTCTAACACATTTATTCTATATTTCTTAATCACCTTTGAGATTATGCATAGGCTTCATGTTTACATTGGAGAGTTTGATTTGATAATCATGAGTCACTCtggttttcaaattgaatatcATGAACTAGCTGACTTTGCAACTCTGAAATGCAAAGAATCATGTGGCTTTCAAACATTACGTAGCTTTGTGGTTTTCAACTTGAGTCTTGTCTACCATGTGATCTACTCAAgacttttcaaacaaaaaagaaaaaaagtgttgaGTTAGTTGAGTTGAGTATAGCAGTCACATTAACATCCGAGAATCTTCTATGTATTTTTATACTCATTTTCTAAGGAGTAGATCTAGGCTAGTTATTAGGAAGTGGGAACAACTTTcatgtatttaatttatttgtatctaTCTAGGTTTGGTTTACAGTGGATAACTTTAATACAATGGTGGGGCTAGTATTACCAACATGTTAAGTGGTGGGCCAGGGAATTGGTCCAtttctgaaaattaaaattcctcATTTACCCACTGCCTAATAAATTTACATAGCAGCCCCATTGCATCTTTGCACAAGTCTTTGTATTCTATAGAATCTTGAACAgatttaagttattattttattgaggtTTAGCCCCACAAGTTTTCATTATAAATCAGCACACTTTTCTATCCACATGaagtgttaaaaaattatactgtaAATATCTtccatttataaattaatttaacattaaatatgaGATAATGCTCAAACGAGTTTGTATTGTTGTTTTGATCCTTGTTTTGGATTCCGCTTCTGACTGAGTCTTTGATTTCTATCTAGTTGTTTATAAATTTTGGAATATAATAAACTGGTAGATTCTTTAGGAGGAGAATCCATGTATCTTACAAGATAACTAATTGAAACAACCATCATATGTACGTGCCACTTGtccaaaaaagatattttaagtaTCATTTTAAAAAGCTGTCTTAAAAAATTAGTCATCATGGActagtaaaaagaaaatatagtgATAGGGAGGTGGGTAGGTAAACCCTGAATAAACTAAATGAAATTCATACCAATAATGTACAAAGAAATGGATAGtgcactaaaatataaaatgcattTAAATAAACAAGTGTAATTTGTTTAGCGTGTTTTAGtaagaaaaatgttataatattcaaaactcataatataaattacattatcCTCCTTTAAGCATTGCTCATATCATAATTGGTCTTCCTCTTATATAGGAGTATTATATCCTCCTcctttaagaaattaatatgatatattcTTGTCTATTTTAATATGTCTGGCTTCTTAAAATAGTTTTAGATTTGAGTGTGTTTCTTAGTATTGCTAAtgtctaattttaaatttctactaTTAGATTTTaagactaaaagaaaaaaaaaaaaaaaatataaatagatgTTATTACAGGGGGGAATCTAAGGGATAAGGATATcccaagaaaatatttttaaaaagtatactataaaatttaatatttatataaaaatatacatgGTTATATAATTTACtgataaaattatgtttaaatatatttttattcatataatttacttcaattttgattttaatctctatcaatttaaagaaaaaattattttagcctcTGCTTCAAGTAGTATATGTCAAAACACCTACTCTATAAGGCACAATCATTTGGATCAATAGAGGAATCAAAAactaaatagaataaaattagaGAGCAAAACCAACTCAAATTATAAAGGTTTTTTactataattacaaaattattatgcatgataaaattattgacttttataataaatatcttaaaaattatattaatattatttataattagttaacaatataacaatttttatattgttactGCATATCTATTAAACTCATACAAAAAGACTAAAActtaaacttataaaattaggaaaaaaaattatctgtgGGGATTAAAAATTGAACACggtatcaaaaaatttataacattcACACATCCTATTCAACTAATTGAGCTagactccttttttttttatcagcaaagataagtATGTATTGATCTGCGTACCAGAGATACAAAGGTTACAGATTAAGAAAGCAAAGAATTGGTTTCAAATCAGACTTATAGTAGTCTTGGTAGAAACCAAAGTCTTGATACAGAAATGAATCTATTTTCTACTGCTATTTTATTGTGCTATCCGCAACTAATAAATAAACCCTGATCTAAGGTTATTTAAAGCTGGACTCCCTTGTTATAAAACTAAAAGCttaatttaaagtaaaacaAACTGAAATTAAGATAAACtaaaaggaacaaaaatatatttaaagctGTAGTTATATATACCAATAAAGATTGGTATCATTCATAGGTGATTGAAGacaatgaaaatgaaagttGTAGCTATTTGGTGATAGATATAGTTCACATTGAGGTCAGAATAGTAACTCAAAAGACACCACCAACGTTGTTTCTAATAAAGGCTAAAGACTTGAGCTTTCTCTTGGGACATAAGCTATGTTTGCTTAAAATGTGGccagaaaattacattttttgcaaaaaaaaccTAGGCCTTACTTATATAGAGTGTGTATGGTTATACTTCTCAGTTCAACGGTCTCAGAATTCGTGCTGGCAACAAATTAAATCCACATTTATATATAGTGTGTATGGTTATACTTCTCTGTTCAACATATGTTGATTTCCATCCAACAAGAGAGAAATTTAACCATTTGGATGCATTGAAATGTGTGAAAATTGGTAAGAGTACTCAAAATACACCATAATGCATTAGAAGTCCATTGGAATGCCACCACATTTGGACAGCAACCCAAACATACACACAGTAGTTTACATGAATTTATGGTCCCCTGCCccagttttgttttcattttgtgttGCATCTCtggatagatttttttttatccctgTTCTATTTCAACTCGTTTAAGTTTGACACAAATTATTAACACAACTTGATTAATCACTTCTAGAGGTGCAAATTATAAGGATTGAACACAACCTATGAGCACAAAACCATGCAAGAAAAGTGTGTAAAAATCAATACAAACCCTTATATCATGCATGTGCTTACTTATCTTAAATCTACTAGCTAAGGGATCCAATAGGATGAAAGCACTTACTATTAGAGAAAGCATGAATTTCTTGCCTTCTAATCAACAATGGTTATCAAAATATGCGGTTACAGCCTGAAAGCAGCAATTTTGACCACTTTAAGGTAAGGAAAAACACAAGGCTTTCCTTCCTCTCATGAAAAACAAACCCATTTGAGACCATTCTGCACATCAAGAATTCAATAGGGAGGACACACATTCCCTGTCAATAGTCACTGAAGTTTTTGACTTGCTTTCTCCATCAATGTGGCCAAACATTCTTTCCAATCTGAAACTTTGTTATCCCCATTGGCCACCTCAAAAATGAATCCAGTTTGTGGGACACAATCAAAAGCTGCTACACAAACAAAGGCAGCATCTTCTTTGCTAATACTTCCACTAGCTGCACAACCCTGTTGTAATGAAAATCAAATGGAATTAGTAGTGCTGGCTATGATATTATAAATAGTCAGCACCAGCTTTTGTTTAGGAGATTTCAAGTTGAAGTGATAAATGAAAATCCAAGCAGTGTGTCTATTTGACAATGATTCCGAAATTCAGTAAGCAATAGCAAATGCACTTAAGAATGTCTAAGACTCTAAGGTGGATTGATCATTaaacttgttttgttttctcaaaaagaagaaattaaggcCTTTAGTTTGTACCTCATCAAAGGTAAAGCCTTGCTTCCCACCAGGTGTATCTTGTAATGCACCGGTCCTAATTATGGTGTAAGGAATTCCTGAGGTTTTCAATACTGATTCATCTTGTTCAGCCAATTTCTTTGCATTGCTTTTCATCATGGATTGAAAGCCACTTTGACCACCATAAACTGACAACTGCAACTTTGTTAAAACAAAAGGAAGATTGTGTTTGcggtgaaaaaaaatgtaattgggATGGGGGGTGGAAGTACCCGAGATAAGACGATTACATGTTGTACCCCTTGAAGGCTACCAACGCTAGAAAGAAATCCCTCCTGGAAAAGAATGAAATGATTCAAACATTTCTTCAGAAAAATTGTTTGAAGTTCAATTCTCATTATAGTCCAAAATAGGGGGAAAATAGAAAGA from Glycine soja cultivar W05 chromosome 16, ASM419377v2, whole genome shotgun sequence harbors:
- the LOC114390626 gene encoding solute carrier family 25 member 44-like; amino-acid sequence: MSMSVAEDDESSEEVHVPGEIDWQMLDKSKFFFLGAALFSGVSAALYPVVVLKTRQQVAQSQVSCINTAFSLIRGEGFRALYRGFGTSLMGTIPARALYMAALEVTKSNVGTATVRFGLAEPTAAAVANAAAGLSAAMAAQLVWTPVDVVSQRLMVQGVCDSGNSKASALRYINGIDAFRKILSSDGLRGLYRGFGISILTYAPSNAVWWASYSVAQRMVWGGVGYYLCKGNDSALKPDTKTVMAVQGVSAAVAGGMSALITMPLDTIKTRLQVLDGDENGRRGPTAMQTVRSLVREGGWMACYRGLGPRWASMSMSATTMITTYELLKRLSAKNQEVLT